A stretch of Pseudomonas taetrolens DNA encodes these proteins:
- a CDS encoding HPF/RaiA family ribosome-associated protein codes for MQINVFSDKHIDSDERLQGWVKATVEVTLERHLEDLTRVEVHLSDENGGKSGPKDKRCKMEARPKGHQPISVSHDADSLTQAVEGATTKLEHALEHLFGKLRGKRSVTLAPEGFEEHEAKQSADALLEEEFLEKEKELELNS; via the coding sequence AACGTCTTTTCCGATAAACATATCGACAGTGACGAACGTCTCCAGGGATGGGTTAAAGCCACTGTCGAAGTTACGCTCGAACGCCATCTGGAGGACCTGACCCGCGTCGAGGTCCATCTGAGTGATGAAAATGGCGGCAAGTCCGGTCCTAAAGACAAGCGCTGCAAAATGGAGGCACGACCTAAAGGTCACCAACCGATTTCCGTATCCCACGATGCTGACTCACTGACTCAAGCCGTCGAGGGTGCAACTACCAAACTGGAACACGCACTGGAGCACTTGTTCGGCAAGCTTCGTGGCAAACGCTCCGTGACCCTCGCCCCGGAAGGGTTTGAAGAGCACGAAGCCAAGCAGAGCGCTGACGCGCTACTGGAAGAAGAGTTTCTGGAGAAAGAAAAAGAACTCGAGCTCAATAGCTGA
- a CDS encoding YebG family protein encodes MAVEVVYRSSRDLERLFMDKAEADRHDKMLELAELLAEVLQKAVPSLSEQQVEEAGIYMAKNRDVFAKAFKSQPDALSELLVESE; translated from the coding sequence ATGGCCGTCGAAGTGGTATACCGCAGCAGCCGAGATCTGGAGCGTTTGTTCATGGATAAAGCCGAAGCTGACCGTCATGACAAAATGCTGGAGCTGGCCGAACTGCTGGCTGAAGTGTTGCAAAAGGCTGTGCCGTCCCTGAGCGAGCAGCAAGTAGAAGAAGCCGGTATCTACATGGCGAAAAATCGCGATGTCTTTGCCAAGGCCTTCAAGAGCCAGCCGGACGCCCTGTCCGAGTTGCTGGTCGAGAGCGAGTAA
- a CDS encoding phosphate-starvation-inducible protein PsiE — MKVNKAEKLRGQVHELAESMGNLFVETFHYLALFAIGAVTAWAAVMEFLQMVEKGNISIDDILLLFIYLELGAMVGIYFKTNHMPVRFLIYVAITALTRLLISNVSHHNPPDMGVVYLTGAILLLAVAILVVRYASSQFPSVKIENPHRKTGAGSGEHPEVEKGEL, encoded by the coding sequence GTGAAAGTTAACAAAGCTGAAAAGCTACGTGGTCAGGTTCATGAACTGGCAGAGTCGATGGGGAATCTGTTTGTCGAAACCTTCCATTACCTGGCGTTGTTCGCCATTGGCGCCGTGACGGCGTGGGCGGCGGTGATGGAATTTCTGCAGATGGTGGAGAAGGGCAACATCTCTATCGATGACATCCTGCTGCTGTTTATCTACCTCGAACTGGGCGCCATGGTCGGGATTTATTTCAAGACCAACCACATGCCCGTACGTTTTCTGATTTATGTGGCGATCACAGCGCTGACCCGTTTGCTGATTTCCAACGTATCGCATCACAATCCGCCAGACATGGGGGTTGTGTATCTGACCGGGGCGATCCTGTTGCTGGCGGTGGCCATCCTGGTGGTGCGCTATGCATCTTCACAGTTCCCCTCGGTGAAGATCGAGAACCCGCACCGCAAGACCGGTGCCGGCTCCGGCGAGCATCCTGAAGTGGAGAAGGGCGAGCTGTAA